In Brevibacillus brevis NBRC 100599, a single genomic region encodes these proteins:
- a CDS encoding helix-turn-helix domain-containing protein, producing MNSFSLLLEKLHEWFGDQPSSIWFQFSRDRHFRLIFSSFHENATTIIPPMTVPHCDSDANDKRYTYESLPSQQMYRFFYENEGQAVICLGHKANQPVILTADQWDLLWFGIRLLLAEEKMTAKAEESKKLFEGIRSISATLDVDQIIRGIIGNALAVIPAADAGLLHLYDPSIDRLIPKATVGFYDTVFKDLKMRVGESIAGKVFEDGIPRMYKTSQETAHAMKDISADNFHSLNHAKALQDLNGLLCVPISRGEKRIGVLVLHQFHQENVFTEYDLDLLQGFADQTSIALQNAELYAEVKQAYEHMAAISAQLQAKHDDWIQRNHIHESIKQLSLQNKGAETIVKTLSKMTGHPIYFADWLEQKMYPEKSLLFFSWDELYTLLNKRRQPVSVNLFSPASGDDQRFCLYPLINGSIFLGCLMLPVDERGLSDLTRMTIEQGSAVLILDLVKKQSISSVLYKRAHDLFQELIVSKGNELFDRAHSMGLQPQATYYVIYAHLTQCHDLALLEANIHRLITRFKWAFNKTQMFVYGFHNHVTLLIRTLGSRDGKDIRERLQQAYDEWELGKEASLSIGVGSMASGIEQISKSYEEAKKAALYLTNRSRSGVVHYKDLGINRLMLNQSQADIDAFIHDVFAPLWQDPEKYEEWEQTIITYMKCSQSPQLTAKELHIHVNTLYQRLRKVEELLHIDLRDPEDLLKLQLACHLRQEG from the coding sequence ATGAATTCTTTTTCGCTCCTGCTTGAAAAGCTGCATGAATGGTTTGGTGATCAGCCTTCTTCTATCTGGTTCCAATTTTCGCGTGATCGACATTTTCGGCTTATTTTCTCCTCTTTTCACGAAAACGCTACCACAATTATTCCCCCTATGACTGTACCTCACTGTGATAGCGATGCGAACGATAAGCGTTATACCTATGAGTCCCTTCCCTCCCAACAAATGTACCGTTTTTTCTACGAAAACGAAGGACAAGCTGTTATCTGCCTTGGACATAAAGCAAACCAACCGGTCATCCTAACCGCTGACCAATGGGACCTATTGTGGTTCGGCATTCGTCTGTTGTTGGCAGAAGAAAAAATGACTGCCAAAGCGGAGGAAAGCAAGAAGCTTTTTGAAGGGATTCGTTCCATATCTGCTACTCTCGACGTTGACCAAATCATTCGTGGAATCATTGGTAATGCACTGGCTGTTATCCCGGCTGCAGACGCAGGCCTCCTGCACTTGTATGATCCCTCTATCGACCGATTGATTCCGAAAGCGACTGTCGGTTTTTATGATACCGTGTTCAAAGACCTCAAAATGCGAGTAGGAGAATCCATCGCGGGCAAAGTGTTCGAGGACGGAATCCCACGTATGTACAAAACCAGCCAAGAAACAGCCCATGCAATGAAGGATATCTCTGCTGATAACTTTCATTCTCTGAACCACGCAAAAGCATTGCAAGACTTGAATGGGTTGTTATGTGTTCCAATATCACGTGGAGAAAAACGGATTGGTGTACTTGTCCTGCATCAATTTCATCAAGAAAATGTGTTTACGGAGTACGACCTTGACCTCCTCCAAGGCTTCGCAGACCAAACTTCCATCGCCCTGCAAAATGCCGAGCTCTATGCGGAAGTCAAACAAGCGTATGAGCATATGGCTGCCATTAGCGCGCAACTGCAAGCCAAGCACGATGATTGGATTCAACGCAACCATATCCATGAATCCATCAAGCAGTTGTCCCTGCAAAATAAAGGGGCGGAAACAATCGTAAAAACCCTCAGCAAAATGACCGGACATCCCATCTATTTTGCCGATTGGCTTGAGCAAAAAATGTATCCTGAAAAGAGTCTTTTATTTTTTAGCTGGGATGAACTGTATACATTGCTGAACAAAAGAAGACAGCCTGTTTCCGTCAACCTGTTCTCGCCCGCTTCTGGTGACGATCAACGATTCTGTCTGTATCCACTAATCAATGGAAGCATCTTTCTCGGATGTCTCATGCTTCCCGTAGACGAACGCGGGCTATCTGATCTTACACGTATGACGATCGAACAAGGGAGCGCTGTGCTCATACTTGATTTGGTGAAAAAGCAATCGATCAGCTCTGTGCTGTACAAGCGTGCACACGATCTTTTTCAAGAATTGATCGTAAGCAAAGGCAATGAACTGTTTGACCGCGCCCATTCGATGGGGTTACAGCCACAAGCAACATACTACGTGATCTATGCCCATCTGACGCAGTGCCACGACCTGGCATTGCTAGAAGCAAACATTCACCGACTCATTACCCGTTTCAAATGGGCGTTCAACAAAACACAAATGTTTGTTTACGGATTCCACAACCATGTCACCCTCCTCATCCGGACTCTCGGCTCCCGAGATGGAAAGGACATCCGGGAGAGGCTGCAACAGGCGTACGATGAGTGGGAACTTGGCAAGGAAGCATCGTTATCCATTGGCGTGGGAAGTATGGCAAGCGGGATTGAGCAAATCAGCAAAAGCTACGAAGAAGCCAAGAAAGCCGCTCTCTACCTGACCAACCGCAGCCGTTCTGGTGTGGTTCACTATAAAGACCTGGGTATCAATCGCCTCATGCTGAACCAGAGTCAAGCCGATATTGATGCATTCATTCATGATGTCTTTGCCCCCCTCTGGCAAGACCCGGAAAAATATGAGGAATGGGAACAGACGATCATCACGTATATGAAATGCAGTCAATCCCCTCAACTGACTGCCAAAGAGCTGCACATACACGTCAATACGCTGTATCAGCGTTTGCGCAAAGTCGAGGAGCTTCTTCATATCGATTTGCGAGATCCGGAAGACTTGCTAAAATTACAGCTCGCTTGTCATTTGCGCCAGGAAGGATAA
- a CDS encoding NAD(P)-dependent oxidoreductase, giving the protein MEAIGVIGIGAMGKGMVCNLLQKGYHVYAYDPSPAAKAWAKEKGATVVESPLAVGSVARVVFTSLPGPAIVEEVMLGADGLFLSLGAGSFVFDTSTIDPATAKRLNQQGVEKGIYYYDCPVSGGPAGSAAGTLTIMVGGDETRLPEIMDYLRAIGKEIFYLGESGAAQVAKLCHNSVVAVITAALGEAFSVGAKAGVDPHKLAAVMDKGSAHNRVLSVFGPNILYGTYENTVFSLDHMHKDLQLYAQTAREQQVPVLVGGTVAQMYEAAKAQGKGSWDSSAVCTVTEELAQTTIAR; this is encoded by the coding sequence ATGGAAGCGATTGGTGTGATCGGCATTGGTGCAATGGGAAAAGGGATGGTCTGCAATCTGTTGCAAAAAGGCTACCACGTGTATGCCTACGATCCAAGTCCGGCAGCAAAAGCCTGGGCAAAGGAAAAAGGAGCGACGGTCGTCGAGTCTCCACTGGCAGTGGGTAGCGTAGCACGTGTCGTTTTCACTTCGCTTCCAGGTCCTGCGATTGTTGAGGAAGTCATGCTGGGTGCGGACGGACTTTTCTTATCATTAGGGGCTGGCAGTTTCGTATTTGATACCAGTACGATCGATCCTGCAACAGCAAAACGTCTGAATCAGCAAGGCGTAGAAAAAGGGATCTACTATTATGATTGTCCGGTGAGTGGGGGACCCGCGGGTTCTGCGGCCGGAACGTTGACCATTATGGTCGGCGGTGATGAGACAAGGCTTCCAGAAATCATGGACTATCTCAGAGCAATTGGAAAGGAAATTTTTTACTTGGGGGAATCCGGCGCTGCACAAGTGGCGAAGCTTTGTCACAACTCTGTCGTTGCAGTCATTACAGCAGCGTTGGGCGAGGCGTTCAGTGTCGGAGCAAAAGCTGGCGTTGATCCACACAAGCTGGCAGCCGTCATGGATAAAGGCTCTGCCCACAATCGTGTGCTCTCCGTTTTTGGACCTAACATCTTGTACGGTACGTATGAAAATACAGTCTTCTCCTTGGATCATATGCACAAAGATTTGCAGCTCTATGCGCAAACCGCACGTGAACAGCAAGTTCCTGTACTCGTTGGAGGAACGGTTGCACAAATGTATGAGGCAGCCAAAGCACAAGGCAAAGGTAGCTGGGATTCGAGTGCGGTCTGTACCGTGACCGAAGAGCTGGCTCAGACAACGATTGCGCGTTAA
- a CDS encoding LysE family translocator, whose product MVSFGTFIAFLFVSLGMVCSPGPNMIYLISRTISQGRRAGVISLLGVILGFVIYMIATMLGLSALFITVPFVYESVKWVGAVYLLWLAWNAVKPGATSILKPDTLSIEPPKKLFLMGLMTNLLNPKIAILYVSLLPQFVDPARGSVLLQSAALGLTQIVVSFTINLLIVLVASRVAVWFGTRPTWLRVQRWLMASVLTGLAASLAFDRR is encoded by the coding sequence GTGGTGAGTTTTGGTACTTTTATTGCCTTTCTATTTGTTTCGCTCGGTATGGTTTGTTCTCCTGGCCCTAACATGATTTACCTCATTTCCCGGACGATTTCACAAGGTCGCAGAGCTGGAGTCATCTCACTTCTTGGTGTCATACTTGGATTCGTGATTTACATGATCGCCACTATGCTCGGTCTCTCTGCTCTTTTCATAACGGTTCCGTTCGTTTACGAATCAGTCAAGTGGGTCGGAGCTGTCTACCTGCTTTGGCTCGCTTGGAATGCAGTAAAACCGGGTGCGACTTCCATTCTCAAGCCTGATACTCTTTCTATTGAACCACCGAAAAAGTTATTTCTAATGGGATTGATGACAAATCTACTGAACCCCAAAATTGCTATTTTGTATGTTTCACTCTTGCCTCAGTTTGTAGATCCTGCGCGGGGTTCGGTGCTCCTGCAAAGTGCTGCTTTAGGTCTCACACAAATAGTGGTCAGCTTTACGATTAACCTGCTTATTGTTCTTGTAGCAAGCAGAGTTGCTGTCTGGTTTGGTACACGACCCACATGGCTACGGGTGCAGCGTTGGCTAATGGCAAGTGTCTTGACAGGTCTTGCTGCTAGTCTTGCTTTCGATCGCAGATAG
- a CDS encoding LysM peptidoglycan-binding domain-containing protein: MQIHVVEEGQTLASIAETYGTTPEAIDKANELPDPNKLAIGQAMVIPIVGSYYWVKQGDTLYTIGQRNHISAAELARVNGISPYKPLQVGQKLYIPPRPRRAADFNAYVEPRRTVPPAMEADVRRAAPHLTYLAPFSFRIKRDGTLQRPNLSNFPAIAKENQVLLMMVVTNLEKGQFSTELGALILNDQELQNKLLDNILATAHELGMGDIHFDLEALPTTGAEEYANFLRKARGRIHAAGLMMSVALAPKTSAVQAGKWYSAHDYKAIGALADFVVIMTYEWGYSGGPPMAVSPIGPVRRVLQYAITEIPADKILMGQNLYGYDWTLPYERGTTAKALSPQAAIALAARHNAVIRYDYRAQAPFFTYTDDQGKQHRVWFEDARSIQAKFNLVKQLGLRGVSYWKLGLPFPQNWLLIEENFRVRKRA; this comes from the coding sequence ATGCAAATCCACGTGGTGGAAGAAGGACAAACCTTAGCGAGCATCGCCGAGACGTACGGCACAACGCCGGAAGCGATCGATAAGGCGAATGAATTACCAGATCCCAATAAACTGGCAATCGGACAGGCGATGGTGATCCCGATTGTAGGAAGCTACTATTGGGTCAAACAAGGAGATACGTTGTATACCATCGGTCAGCGTAACCATATCAGCGCAGCAGAGCTTGCTCGGGTCAATGGGATTTCTCCCTATAAACCGCTACAAGTTGGGCAAAAGCTATATATCCCGCCTCGCCCTAGACGAGCGGCTGATTTCAATGCGTATGTGGAACCGCGCCGCACTGTCCCACCCGCGATGGAAGCGGATGTTCGCAGGGCTGCCCCTCATCTTACGTATTTGGCACCTTTCAGCTTTCGCATCAAACGGGATGGAACCCTCCAACGACCAAATCTGAGCAATTTTCCAGCGATCGCAAAAGAAAACCAAGTCCTCCTTATGATGGTCGTGACGAATTTGGAAAAAGGTCAGTTCAGTACGGAATTGGGCGCACTCATCTTGAACGATCAAGAACTCCAGAACAAATTGCTGGATAATATTCTCGCGACCGCCCATGAGCTGGGAATGGGGGATATCCATTTTGATCTGGAAGCCTTGCCTACAACAGGTGCAGAAGAGTACGCGAACTTCTTGCGAAAAGCAAGGGGACGTATACATGCGGCTGGGTTGATGATGTCTGTTGCGCTCGCTCCGAAGACGAGTGCGGTGCAAGCAGGTAAATGGTATTCTGCCCATGATTACAAGGCGATAGGAGCGCTTGCCGATTTTGTCGTGATTATGACGTATGAATGGGGCTATAGTGGTGGTCCTCCCATGGCAGTTTCTCCGATTGGACCGGTGCGGCGTGTCTTGCAGTACGCCATTACCGAAATACCAGCTGATAAAATTTTGATGGGCCAAAATTTGTACGGATACGACTGGACCTTACCGTACGAGCGAGGGACGACAGCGAAAGCGTTGAGTCCGCAAGCGGCAATTGCTTTGGCTGCGCGGCATAATGCCGTCATTCGATATGATTATCGCGCGCAGGCTCCGTTTTTTACGTACACCGATGATCAAGGCAAGCAACATCGGGTATGGTTTGAGGATGCGCGGTCGATTCAAGCCAAGTTCAATCTGGTTAAACAGCTCGGTTTGAGGGGCGTCAGCTACTGGAAACTCGGTTTGCCATTTCCGCAAAATTGGCTGTTGATCGAGGAGAACTTTCGCGTCCGTAAACGTGCATAG
- a CDS encoding alpha/beta hydrolase produces the protein MILRGSVFSRMLEIETGITVIIPNKFNMEQNYQVVYLLHGLCGGNGDWANYTMLPVYANDYHAIFVMPEISRSFCSDMKFGFKYFSYIIEELPIICKSVFNISSEREDTIIIGDSMGGYGALKCALSKPEQYGYCCAFSSPCLFLKEDLDEHGEIEKFRMVYGEQMLKDFQGILGSNLEWSDEHEILDLANKIKDQSVRPEIYIACGTEDFMRDSNVRFYNEMRNLNFSIEYEEWSGNHDWYFFNEALQKALKKVLK, from the coding sequence ATGATATTAAGAGGTAGTGTTTTTTCTCGTATGCTAGAAATTGAAACCGGAATAACCGTTATTATCCCAAACAAATTTAATATGGAGCAAAATTATCAAGTGGTATATCTGCTTCACGGTCTTTGCGGAGGTAATGGTGATTGGGCAAATTATACGATGTTGCCTGTTTATGCAAATGACTATCATGCAATATTTGTCATGCCGGAAATTTCCAGGAGTTTTTGTTCGGATATGAAATTTGGATTTAAATATTTTAGTTATATTATTGAAGAATTACCAATCATATGCAAAAGTGTCTTTAACATATCTTCTGAAAGAGAGGATACGATCATTATTGGTGATTCAATGGGAGGATATGGAGCCTTGAAATGTGCATTGTCAAAACCAGAGCAATATGGTTATTGTTGTGCATTTTCATCACCATGCTTATTTTTGAAGGAGGATTTAGATGAGCATGGAGAGATTGAAAAATTTAGAATGGTTTATGGAGAACAGATGCTCAAGGATTTTCAAGGGATTCTAGGAAGTAACTTGGAGTGGAGTGATGAGCATGAGATATTGGACTTAGCTAACAAGATCAAAGATCAGTCAGTCAGACCTGAAATATATATCGCATGTGGAACGGAAGATTTTATGCGTGATAGCAACGTAAGATTCTACAATGAAATGCGGAATCTTAACTTTTCCATTGAGTATGAAGAATGGTCTGGCAATCATGACTGGTATTTTTTCAATGAAGCGTTACAAAAAGCATTAAAGAAAGTTTTGAAATAA
- a CDS encoding alanyl-tRNA editing protein, which translates to MDDRLYYQDAYTRTFSAQVTKTGVEQDGTPYVVLNQTAFYPTGGGQPSDLGVLEEIRVVDVEEVDGEIRHRLEAPLSESIGEVTGYIDWDRRFDHMQQHAGQHILSASFLEVVQAETVAFHLGKERITIDVRLDELTTEVWEKVEKRANQIVLENHPILARFVDDEELATLPLKKQPTVTENIRVVMIPEFDYNPCGGTHPARTGEVGMIKILGWERHRGNIRLEFICGWRALRDYNQKQAVVRDTAKLLATNEGELIAQTERLLAERDTLKAKLAEVDKQLLEVEVNQQLATASQLGQSRLIMCTFSDKTIQQLQQFAQLATALAPDAICLLAATTEDKMQIVFGRGQDVNVAINQVLKETLPIINGKGGGNPAMAQGGGQAVVDAEEVLLHARKLLEASLL; encoded by the coding sequence ATGGACGACAGACTCTATTATCAGGATGCCTATACAAGAACGTTTTCGGCCCAGGTGACAAAAACTGGTGTCGAGCAAGATGGGACACCTTACGTGGTACTGAATCAAACGGCTTTTTACCCTACTGGAGGCGGACAGCCTTCCGACCTGGGTGTATTGGAAGAGATTCGTGTGGTAGATGTGGAAGAGGTAGACGGTGAAATTCGTCATCGACTGGAGGCTCCCTTGTCCGAAAGCATAGGGGAAGTAACGGGGTACATCGATTGGGACCGCCGCTTCGATCACATGCAGCAGCATGCTGGCCAACACATTTTATCCGCGTCCTTCCTGGAAGTTGTGCAAGCGGAGACCGTTGCCTTTCACTTGGGAAAAGAACGCATCACCATTGATGTACGACTGGATGAGTTGACAACAGAAGTATGGGAAAAGGTAGAAAAGCGCGCGAATCAGATTGTTTTGGAAAACCATCCCATCCTTGCACGGTTTGTTGATGACGAGGAATTGGCAACGCTGCCCTTGAAAAAACAGCCGACTGTGACCGAAAATATTCGTGTCGTGATGATTCCTGAGTTTGATTACAATCCGTGTGGAGGGACACATCCTGCGCGCACGGGCGAAGTCGGGATGATCAAGATCTTGGGCTGGGAGCGACATCGTGGAAACATTCGTCTGGAATTCATCTGTGGCTGGCGAGCTTTGCGGGACTACAACCAAAAGCAAGCTGTCGTTCGTGATACAGCGAAGCTGCTCGCTACCAATGAAGGCGAACTGATCGCACAGACAGAACGCCTCCTTGCAGAACGCGACACCTTAAAGGCAAAATTGGCAGAAGTGGATAAGCAGCTCTTGGAAGTAGAAGTCAATCAACAACTAGCTACTGCTAGCCAACTCGGTCAGTCGCGCCTCATTATGTGTACCTTCTCAGACAAAACCATTCAACAGCTTCAGCAGTTCGCACAACTGGCTACTGCTCTGGCGCCAGATGCGATTTGCCTCTTGGCTGCTACTACCGAAGACAAAATGCAAATCGTGTTTGGTCGTGGTCAAGATGTCAACGTAGCCATCAATCAAGTGTTGAAAGAAACCTTGCCGATCATTAACGGAAAAGGTGGGGGAAATCCTGCCATGGCACAGGGTGGCGGTCAGGCAGTAGTGGATGCGGAAGAAGTATTACTGCATGCACGCAAACTGCTGGAAGCCTCACTGTTGTAA
- a CDS encoding aldehyde dehydrogenase family protein, giving the protein MKRKVGDDLTATYNNYIAGAWVTSHTGQVFPSTNPANTNEVLGYFQKSDGLDARSAIEAAADAFGEWSQKSAPTRGEFLFSLIHLLEKHKEELAETITREVGKTLREARGEVAKTITSMKQLTGEATRLTGQTVPSFDERVVGYTVREPIGVFAIIAPWNFPLGIGLWKIVPAILAGNTVVFKPASNTSLISVKLVELLIESGVPSGVVNLVTGPGAVIGDELANHPLVKGISFTGSSEVGLALGRAVGARGGKIQAEMGGKNPAIILADADIDLAIDSIVLSGFFDNGQRCTGTSRVLVVPEVAEEVKAKLIERAKGLKIGNGFDPDNHNGPVVDEHQLNLYLHYIQKGIEEGGVLECGGKRLVDGDLAQGYFVAPTVFTGITQEMTIANEEIFGPVIAVIDVDSFEHAMQVANQVEFGLSSTIFTNDLQKAFQFVKGIQSGVTHVNMPSTHFESQFPFGGKKISGLGPREQGESALDFYVETKTVYIRP; this is encoded by the coding sequence ATGAAGCGGAAGGTGGGAGACGATTTGACAGCAACTTACAATAACTACATCGCCGGAGCTTGGGTGACGAGCCATACTGGACAGGTTTTCCCTAGCACGAACCCTGCCAATACGAATGAGGTTCTCGGTTATTTTCAAAAATCGGACGGGCTAGATGCGCGTTCTGCCATTGAAGCTGCTGCCGATGCTTTTGGTGAATGGTCACAAAAATCGGCTCCCACACGTGGAGAATTCTTGTTCTCCCTCATTCACTTATTGGAAAAACACAAAGAAGAGCTCGCAGAAACGATCACCCGTGAAGTCGGGAAAACATTGCGGGAAGCGAGAGGTGAGGTTGCCAAGACAATCACTTCCATGAAGCAGTTGACCGGAGAAGCGACTCGCTTGACAGGTCAAACGGTCCCTTCCTTTGATGAACGGGTAGTGGGTTACACGGTACGAGAGCCAATCGGGGTTTTCGCGATTATTGCTCCATGGAATTTTCCGTTGGGGATTGGCTTGTGGAAGATCGTTCCAGCCATCCTCGCAGGTAATACAGTGGTGTTCAAGCCAGCAAGCAACACCTCCTTGATTAGTGTAAAGCTAGTAGAGCTCCTAATTGAAAGTGGCGTTCCAAGTGGCGTTGTGAATTTGGTAACAGGACCAGGTGCAGTAATCGGGGATGAATTAGCGAATCATCCACTGGTCAAAGGGATTTCATTTACGGGTTCGTCTGAAGTGGGACTTGCCTTGGGGAGAGCAGTTGGAGCTAGAGGAGGGAAGATTCAGGCGGAGATGGGCGGGAAAAATCCGGCGATTATTCTCGCGGACGCCGATATTGACCTCGCTATCGATTCCATCGTACTGAGCGGATTCTTCGATAATGGCCAACGTTGTACGGGGACCAGTCGCGTATTGGTTGTTCCCGAAGTAGCCGAAGAAGTAAAAGCAAAACTGATCGAGCGGGCGAAGGGCTTAAAAATCGGGAATGGTTTCGATCCAGACAATCATAATGGTCCAGTAGTGGACGAGCATCAGCTCAATTTATATCTTCATTATATACAAAAGGGCATCGAAGAAGGCGGCGTACTGGAATGCGGAGGGAAGCGCCTGGTAGATGGTGATCTTGCCCAAGGCTATTTCGTCGCGCCGACGGTGTTTACCGGCATCACACAGGAGATGACGATTGCCAACGAAGAAATTTTTGGCCCTGTGATCGCCGTGATCGATGTGGATTCTTTCGAACATGCTATGCAAGTGGCTAACCAGGTGGAATTTGGCTTGTCCTCCACGATTTTTACGAACGATTTGCAAAAAGCTTTCCAGTTTGTCAAAGGGATTCAGTCAGGTGTCACGCATGTCAATATGCCGTCGACTCATTTTGAATCACAGTTTCCGTTTGGCGGGAAAAAGATATCTGGATTGGGTCCGAGAGAGCAAGGGGAATCAGCGCTCGATTTTTACGTCGAGACAAAAACGGTTTATATTCGGCCATAA
- a CDS encoding DUF6080 domain-containing protein: MLVISPVLTPDITLVDPKPGMVAFATNLTLPYPWYVHVIGLTLITLAILGFIKGIRTQEAWSLAAYIGFAFVLHIVIGFGLATFTYDLYLYAGHYFFAFFLLAARFIMHLRHVNVKKTLLGLILLFVIVTLGNNVVKHDEALHVIERSYAQMNKASK, encoded by the coding sequence ATGCTCGTTATCAGTCCTGTACTGACCCCAGACATCACGCTCGTCGATCCAAAACCGGGGATGGTCGCATTCGCTACGAACCTCACGCTGCCGTATCCATGGTATGTGCATGTCATCGGCTTGACGCTGATCACTCTGGCTATACTCGGTTTCATCAAAGGGATTCGTACACAAGAAGCCTGGTCGCTCGCCGCTTATATCGGGTTTGCTTTCGTGCTGCACATTGTAATAGGGTTCGGACTCGCCACGTTTACATACGATTTGTACTTGTATGCCGGACATTACTTCTTCGCCTTTTTCCTGCTCGCCGCGCGGTTCATCATGCATCTTCGCCATGTGAATGTAAAAAAGACATTACTCGGTCTTATCCTATTGTTCGTCATTGTGACGTTGGGCAACAATGTCGTGAAGCACGATGAGGCTTTGCATGTGATTGAACGGTCTTATGCACAAATGAATAAAGCGAGTAAGTAA
- a CDS encoding thioredoxin family protein yields the protein MQELTSTELIQYLQEKESVALFVYTPMCGTCKLAARMLGIMQEALPTVPLYQININTAPALAEQWQVTSVPALLIFQRNELVARHYAIQSVGFLYDVLKPLA from the coding sequence TTGCAAGAACTAACCTCAACAGAACTGATCCAATACCTGCAAGAAAAAGAGTCGGTCGCTCTTTTTGTCTATACACCGATGTGCGGGACCTGCAAGCTCGCAGCACGTATGCTCGGCATCATGCAAGAAGCATTGCCTACCGTTCCTCTGTATCAGATTAACATTAATACGGCGCCTGCATTGGCAGAACAATGGCAAGTGACCAGCGTCCCCGCCTTGCTTATTTTTCAACGAAACGAATTGGTAGCACGGCATTATGCCATCCAGTCCGTTGGATTTTTATACGATGTATTGAAACCTTTGGCCTAG